The following coding sequences are from one Apodemus sylvaticus chromosome X, mApoSyl1.1, whole genome shotgun sequence window:
- the Dusp21 gene encoding dual specificity protein phosphatase 21: MTTASCILPSQAIQQDNIYGLSQITNSLFISNSAVANDKLTLSNNHITTVINASVEVVNTFFDDIQYVQVPVSDAPNSYLYDFFDPIADHIHGVEMRNGRTLLHCAAGVSRSAALCLAYLMKYHTMTLLDAHTWTKSCRPIIRPNNGFWEQLIHYEFKLFSRNTVHMIYSPVGLIPNIYEKEAYLMELM; the protein is encoded by the coding sequence ATGACAACAGCATCTTGTATCCTTCCGTCTCAAGCTATTCAACAGGATAACATCTACGGTCTCTCTCAAATAACTAATAGTCTTTTTATTAGTAACTCGGCGGTAGCTAACGACAAGCTCACCTTGTCCAACAACCACATCACCACGGTCATCAATGCCTCCGTAGAAGTTGTGAACACGTTCTTTGATGATATTCAATACGTGCAAGTGCCGGTGAGCGATGCTCCAAATTCTTACCTCTACGACTTTTTTGATCCCATAGCTGATCACATCCATGGCGTGGAAATGAGGAATGGCCGTACACTGTTGCACTGTGCCGCAGGAGTGAGCCGCTCAGCCGCCCTCTGCCTTGCCTATCTCATGAAATACCACACCATGACCCTGCTGGATGCGCACACATGGACCAAGTCCTGCCGCCCCATTATCCGTCCCAACAATGGCTTTTGGGAACAACTGATTCATTACGAGTTCAAGCTGTTTAGTAGGAATACGGTTCACATGATCTACTCTCCTGTGGGTCTGATTCCTAACATCTATGAAAAGGAGGCTTATTTAATGGAGCTAATGTAA